The window GCCATTAAAATACCGGGTGCAATGCCCGCTGCGCGAATTTGTACGATCGCTTTTTCGATCACAGCTTTAACATCAGGGTGGTTTGGATTACCTGAATAGCCCATATCAGCGCTAAGATCAGCAGGGCCGATAAAGACACCATCAATGCCTTCAACTTGCAAAATTTCTGACAGGTTATTGATCGCTTCACGAGTTTCAACCTGTACAATGACGCACATCTCATCATTGGCACGTTGCAGGTAATCAGGAATACGATTCCAGCGAGATGCCCGTGCTAAAGCACTGCCAACGCCACGGATCCCAGCAGGCGGGTAGCGTGTTGCACGCACAGCTTGCTTGGCTTGCTCCGCATTCTGTACCATTGGCAGTAATAACGTCTGTGCACCAATATCTAATAGCTGTTTAATGATCACCGGATCATTCCAAGGCGGACGAACGACCGGTTGTGATGGATAAGGGGCAATCGCTTGTAACTGAGTTAAGATGGTTTGCACATTATTAGGTGCGTGTTCACCATCAATCAGCAGCCAGTCGAAGCCAGCTCCCGCAACAAGCTCTGCACTGTATGAACTGCATAATCCCAGCCATAAGCCAATTTGTGGTCGACCTTCTTTTAGGGCATGTTTAAATGAATTTTGTAGGATATCCACGGTATCTCCTTAGACAAATCGGCAACTAACAGAACCCATCACACCATAATCCACATGAAATACATCCCCTTTACGAGCAGGCACTGGGCGAGTAAATGAACCACCTAGAATGATTTGTCCTGCTTCAAGTTGCACATTATGCGGAGCCAATTTATTCGCCAGCCAAGCCACACCATTTGCTGGATGGTTCAGTACTGCGGCAGCGACACCGGATTCTTCAATGACACCGTTACGATAGAGTAACGCGCTGATCCAACGTAAATCGAGATCACGTGGTTTGATCGGTCTGCCCCCTAAGATGACCGCGGCATTTGCTGCGTTATCTGAGATCGTATCAAACACTTTGCGTGGGCGTTTTGTTTCAGGGTCAATACCATGGCAGCGAGCATCAATCAGCTCCAGAGCCGGTATGACATAGTCTGTGGCGTTATAAACATCAAACAGCGTACAATTGGGTCCACTTAATGGTTTCGCTAAAACGAAAGCTAATTCAACCTCAATACGTGGAACAATAAAGCGATCGGTTGGAATTTCACAGCCATCGTCAAAAAACATATCATCAAGAAGTGCACCGTAGTCTGGCTCATCAATCTGAGAGCTAGCCTGCATCGCTTTAGATGTTAAGCCGATTTTATGGCCTTTTAGAGAACGTCCTTCAGCGATTTTTAAGCCAACCCACTCACGTTGAATCGCATAAGCATCTTCAATCGTTATTTGTGGGTGATCCAATGATATCTGACGGATCTGTTCACGTGTTTTCTCAGCCTGATTAAGTCGCTGTGCAACTTGCGATATGATATCTTTTTGTAACATGCGAGTATTGCTCCTGTTGAACTCTGCTTACCACGCAAGCAATGTAGGGCGCTTTCTAACCCGCACTGCCCTTATGGCAGTGCGGTAATCTGTCAAAATTCAATTAGTTAGTCGACAGCCCACCAAAGCAGAGATATTTCACTTCCAGATAGTCTTCAATTCCGTAACGTGAACCTTCACGCCCCAGTCCTGACTGCTTAATGCCACCAAATGGGGCAACTTCATTTGAAATAATGCCTTCATTAATACCGACCATGCCGCTTTCCAGTGCTTCTGCAACACGGTAGATACGGCCGATATCTCTAGAATAGAAATAAGAGGCTAGGCCAAATTCGGTATCATTTGCTAAATCAATAGCGTCTTGCTCATCGCGGAACTTAAACAATGGTGCTAAAGGCCCAAAAGTTTCTTCTTTGGCGACGACCATGGCTTCAGTGACATCAGCTAATACAGTGGGTTCAAAGAATAAACCGCCTAGTGATGCCGGTTTTCCGCCTGTGAGTACACGAGCACCTTTCGAGACGGCATCGGCAATGTGTTCAGTCACCTTATCGACAGCCGCTTGATTAATCAGAGGGCCTTGCTGTGAATCGGCTTGATTGGCTGGGCCTATTTTCAGCTCATTGACAGCTTTTGCGAGGCGTTTGGCAAACTCATCATAAATGCCTTCTTGGACTAAGATACGGTTAGCACAGACACAAGTTTGTCCACTATTACGGAATTTAGCGGCTAACGCGCCTTGTACAGCGGCATCTAGATCAGCGTCATCAAAGACAATGAAAGGCGCATTTCCACCGAGTTCTAATGAAAGTTTTTTGACGGTATCGGCACATTGTGCCATCAACAACTTACCTACGCGGGTTGAACCCGTGAACGTTAATTTGCGAACGATTGGACTGGATGTCAAAACCCCACCAATGGCTTTTGCATCAGTACCAGGAACAATATTAAACACCCCAGCAGGGATACCGGCTTCCTCACCGAGTGCAGCTAGCGCTAATGCAGATAACGGTGTTTCAGCGGCAGGTTTAAGTACCATAGTACAACCCGCTGCCAGTGCTGGGCCGACTTTACGAGTGATCATGGCATTTGGGAAGTTCCATGGCGTTATCGCGGCGACCACACCAACGGGTTGTTTAATCGTGACTAAACGGCGACCGGGTAGTGGTGATGGAATGGTTTCACCATAAACGCGTTTACCTTCCTCAGCGAACCATTCAATAAAGCTTGCACCATAGGCAATTTCACCCATTGATTCAGTGAGGGATTTGCCTTGCTCCCAGCTAAGTAATTCAGCAAGTTCTTTTTGATTATCCATCATCAATTGGAACCATTTATTCAGAATTTGGCTACGTTCTTTGGCGCTTTTAGCTCGCCATGCTGGCAGGGCTTTTTCAGCGGCATCAATGGCTTGTTGGGTTTCCGCTGCGCCTACATTACTGACTTTTGCAATGATTTCACCGTTTGCTGGGTTAGTGACATCGAATTGGCTATTATCGCTGGCATTAACCCATTGACCGTTGATGTAAGCCTGCTGGCGGAATAAGGTAGAATTGACATTAATACTCATTTTTCTTTTTTCTCCGAAGGCACTGATATTAACTGTGAGCGGACATTTTTGGCCGAAAAACGTTGGCTTGTGAAACTTAATCCGGCACAGACAGCCATAACCAGCGCCATAGCAAATGGGGATTCATCCTGTAGAACAGAAACAGCAACACTCGCTAGCGCCGCCAATGCAAATTGTATTGAAATAGCAAGAGCACTGGCGCTGCCAGCAATCTTTCCTCGATGCTGCAATAACAGTGACAAACTGTTTGTACCGATAGCATTCACCATCGATAAGAACAGCACGACCAGAATAACAATAATAGGCAGGCTTTGCTGGTAGAAAATGAGTAGAAATAACCCAAACAGCAATTGAGCTCCACTTTGTAGACAGAGTATGCGAGTTAAACTGTAAACCTTGAGTAATCTTACATTCAGCAGTAATACCGCTATCATGCCGAGAATATTACAGCCAAATAATAAGCCGTAATGCTGTTCCGAGACCCCAAAATAATTAATATAGACAAAAGGGGATCCACTAATAAAAGCGAACATGCCTGCAAAAGAGAAAGCCATAGTGCCAATAATGCTTAGCGCTTCTCTGTCACTCAGCACTTGCGCATAATTATGGAATGCAACGCGGAGTAAGTTTTGAGATGCCTCTTGATGCGGCAGTGTTTCAGGGAGTAAGAAAAAAATACAACAAGTGGAACAAAGTCCTATCAGCGCAAGAAGATAGAAGATCACTTGCCATTGATAGTGAATTAATAAAAAACCACCGAGTAGCGGCGCTAGCAGCGGGGCGATCATGGTGACTAGCGTCATCAGCGACAAGACTTTAGGGAGTTCAGCCGTAGGATAAACATCTCTTGCGATCGCTCGAGCCATGACAATGGCGGCTCCACTTCCAAAGGCTTGTAATGCACGGAATGCAATTAAGGTATTAGCCGATGAAGCTTGCGCACAGAGTAAACTCGCGAGTGTAAAAATAATGAGGCCACTTAACAGCATCTTACGACGACCGAGAAGATCACTGAGTGGCCCATAAAACAGCATACCAATACAGAAGCCTGCAAAAAAAGCGCCGAGCGTATATTGCATCTGTCCTTGAGTCGCATGGAGATCATTCCCCATTTGCGGTAATGCGGGCAGATACATATCTATCGATAATGGTCCAAATGCTACTAATGAACCTAATAATGGAATTAAGTAGCGAGGAATCTGTCTATCGAACGCAGCTGGCATCATGCTTCCTTATTTAAAGAGAGCGTGAACATTGTTTTGTTTGTAATTCAAAACAGGATCAAGCTCTTCCATAGTCAATGACAAAGCAAGATATCTCTCATTCATAAGCTGAGCGAAGTGCTCTTTGATGAGTGAAAATAACATCTGGCCTGTTTTCTCTCGATCTTCAAGTGAACGTCCAGCGCCAATCTTGAGTGTCATATGGACGAAAGCGTAGTCATGCTGACCATCGGCCATCTGCCAAGTATCTAACCAAATAGCACGGCTACGGATCCCGCCTAAAGGGAAAATACCTGTTCCAGCTAATGCACTGTTTACCTTAGCAAATAGCTCAGGTAGATTGGCTTGATCACGAATATTGTCTGTACATTCAGCAATAAAATGCGGCATGATCACTCCTTACGCATTCGCTTCTTGTTTATCAGTGATATAACTTGGCAGAGGGAATATGGCATTGATTTGCCCAGTTCCTGAACTTGCAAACAAATCAGTTAACACTTCCACTTTTTCAGCGTATTTATCCCAGCCCAGCATGCCCAATAGCATTACGGTATCGTGCATATGGCCTTCGCCATAACAGTAGTCGGCATATTCAGGCAACATTTTACAGAACTCTTCAAAACGGCCTTCACGCCATAATTTGACAACGCGCTTATCCATCTGCTCATCAAATTCACGGGTATAATTATTCATGCCTTCTTCTGCACGATGGTCATCAATAAAACGATGGGATAGTGAACCACTCGCAAATACTGCAACAGTACCATCATATTTTTCGATGGCAGTGAGTACCGCTTCACCTAACTTACGGCTGGATTCAAAACTATGGGAGGTACAAAAGGCAGAAATAGAGATCACTTTAAAATGACGATCGCTATTCATATAACGCATAGGAACTAACGTTGCATATTCCAATGTTAAGCTTGGAATTTCATGTGATTGAGCACGAACACCTAATTTACGCGCCTCTTCACCGATCATACGTCCGAGCTCTGAGTTACCATCGTACTCATATTCCATATCGCGAATGAAATGAGGGAGCTCATTACTGGTGTAAATCCCTTTAAAGTGATCAGCACAGTTAATATGGTAAGCGCTGTTTACTAACCAGTGAGTATCAAAAACAATAATAGTATCAACACCAAGTTCGCGGCAACGACGGCTGATTTCTTTGTGACCATCAATAGCGGATTGACGGCAGCCGTGGTGTTTGCCGGGTAATTCTGACAAGTACATGGATGGAACATGTGTTATTTTTGCCGCAAGTGCTAATTTACCCATAAGTTTTTACCTCCCCCGTCGTATTTCGAGCTGTAGCAAAAAAATGAATTTGCATAACTACAGCTCGAACTATTTAGGGCACAAGTTAAATTAAATATTTATTATTGAATTACCAATAATTTAATTATCTCAATGAATTAAACACCCCAACGAGGAATATTATGATCCCCGAAGGAAATACAAACGTTCTTCATTTCTGCAAAAACTTCAAAGCTATATTCACCGCCTTCACGGCCTACACCTGAGGCTTTAACGCCACCAAATGGTTGACGCAGGTCACGTACGTTTTGGGTATTAACAAACACCATACCGGCTTCAATGCTGCGAGATAAACGTAAGATCTTGCTGACATCTTGTGTCCAAATATAAGAGGCTAAGCCATACTCAACATCATTAGCCATGCGTAAACCGTCTTCTTCTGACTTGAATGGAATTAAGCAAGCGACAGGGCCAAATATTTCTTCTTGAGCAACACGCATACGGTTATCGACATCGGCCAAT of the Providencia stuartii genome contains:
- a CDS encoding NAD-dependent succinate-semialdehyde dehydrogenase; amino-acid sequence: MSINVNSTLFRQQAYINGQWVNASDNSQFDVTNPANGEIIAKVSNVGAAETQQAIDAAEKALPAWRAKSAKERSQILNKWFQLMMDNQKELAELLSWEQGKSLTESMGEIAYGASFIEWFAEEGKRVYGETIPSPLPGRRLVTIKQPVGVVAAITPWNFPNAMITRKVGPALAAGCTMVLKPAAETPLSALALAALGEEAGIPAGVFNIVPGTDAKAIGGVLTSSPIVRKLTFTGSTRVGKLLMAQCADTVKKLSLELGGNAPFIVFDDADLDAAVQGALAAKFRNSGQTCVCANRILVQEGIYDEFAKRLAKAVNELKIGPANQADSQQGPLINQAAVDKVTEHIADAVSKGARVLTGGKPASLGGLFFEPTVLADVTEAMVVAKEETFGPLAPLFKFRDEQDAIDLANDTEFGLASYFYSRDIGRIYRVAEALESGMVGINEGIISNEVAPFGGIKQSGLGREGSRYGIEDYLEVKYLCFGGLSTN
- a CDS encoding 5-carboxymethyl-2-hydroxymuconate Delta-isomerase encodes the protein MPHFIAECTDNIRDQANLPELFAKVNSALAGTGIFPLGGIRSRAIWLDTWQMADGQHDYAFVHMTLKIGAGRSLEDREKTGQMLFSLIKEHFAQLMNERYLALSLTMEELDPVLNYKQNNVHALFK
- the hpaI gene encoding 4-hydroxy-2-oxoheptanedioate aldolase — encoded protein: MDILQNSFKHALKEGRPQIGLWLGLCSSYSAELVAGAGFDWLLIDGEHAPNNVQTILTQLQAIAPYPSQPVVRPPWNDPVIIKQLLDIGAQTLLLPMVQNAEQAKQAVRATRYPPAGIRGVGSALARASRWNRIPDYLQRANDEMCVIVQVETREAINNLSEILQVEGIDGVFIGPADLSADMGYSGNPNHPDVKAVIEKAIVQIRAAGIAPGILMAAPDVAEHYLKLGALFVAVGVDTTLLARGAEALAARFGNTVTEVTSNTPSVY
- a CDS encoding Bcr/CflA family multidrug efflux MFS transporter, with product MPAAFDRQIPRYLIPLLGSLVAFGPLSIDMYLPALPQMGNDLHATQGQMQYTLGAFFAGFCIGMLFYGPLSDLLGRRKMLLSGLIIFTLASLLCAQASSANTLIAFRALQAFGSGAAIVMARAIARDVYPTAELPKVLSLMTLVTMIAPLLAPLLGGFLLIHYQWQVIFYLLALIGLCSTCCIFFLLPETLPHQEASQNLLRVAFHNYAQVLSDREALSIIGTMAFSFAGMFAFISGSPFVYINYFGVSEQHYGLLFGCNILGMIAVLLLNVRLLKVYSLTRILCLQSGAQLLFGLFLLIFYQQSLPIIVILVVLFLSMVNAIGTNSLSLLLQHRGKIAGSASALAISIQFALAALASVAVSVLQDESPFAMALVMAVCAGLSFTSQRFSAKNVRSQLISVPSEKKEK
- the hpaD gene encoding 3,4-dihydroxyphenylacetate 2,3-dioxygenase codes for the protein MGKLALAAKITHVPSMYLSELPGKHHGCRQSAIDGHKEISRRCRELGVDTIIVFDTHWLVNSAYHINCADHFKGIYTSNELPHFIRDMEYEYDGNSELGRMIGEEARKLGVRAQSHEIPSLTLEYATLVPMRYMNSDRHFKVISISAFCTSHSFESSRKLGEAVLTAIEKYDGTVAVFASGSLSHRFIDDHRAEEGMNNYTREFDEQMDKRVVKLWREGRFEEFCKMLPEYADYCYGEGHMHDTVMLLGMLGWDKYAEKVEVLTDLFASSGTGQINAIFPLPSYITDKQEANA
- the hpaH gene encoding 2-oxo-hept-4-ene-1,7-dioate hydratase, with the protein product MLQKDIISQVAQRLNQAEKTREQIRQISLDHPQITIEDAYAIQREWVGLKIAEGRSLKGHKIGLTSKAMQASSQIDEPDYGALLDDMFFDDGCEIPTDRFIVPRIEVELAFVLAKPLSGPNCTLFDVYNATDYVIPALELIDARCHGIDPETKRPRKVFDTISDNAANAAVILGGRPIKPRDLDLRWISALLYRNGVIEESGVAAAVLNHPANGVAWLANKLAPHNVQLEAGQIILGGSFTRPVPARKGDVFHVDYGVMGSVSCRFV